GTCCCCTTCAATGTCGTACGGCAGTTGCTGCAGCCCGCGTTGATCGGGCTGTTGGAAGAGGAGATCCGCGAGTACCTGGGCGACTGGTACGACATGGCCGGACCGGCGCTGGGGCTCACGGAGCCGGGCGCGGGCACCGCCGACCCGCAGGCCGTGTGCGACGGGCTGGTCGCCGCGGTGAACCGGCTCTCCCGACGTACCTGGCCGCTCGTGCTGCTCATCGACGACGCCCACTGGGCCGACCAGGAGACGCTGCACTGGCTGTCCGCAGTCGTCGACCGTCTGACGGAGATGTGTGTCCTCGTCGTGGTGGCCCGCCGCCCTGGTGAGGCCACCGGTGAAGGCACCCGCCACCTCGCCCGGATCGCCTCGAAGGCCCGCCCGCTGGCCCCGCTCAGCTCGCTCACCCCCGACGCCACCGCCGGACTCACCCGTGCCACGGTCGGTGAGCACGCCGACGATCCGTTCTGTCGCGAGGTCTGGGCCGTCACCGGCGGCAACCCGTACGAGACCGTCGAACTGCTCGCCAAGGTGCAGGACAGCCCTCTCGAACCGGTCGAGGGATCCGCCGCCGAACTGCGCGATCTGAACCGCTCGGCACGCGGCCGGGGCCTTGTGGCCCGGCTGGAGACGCTCGGTGTCGACGCCACTCGCTTCGCCTGGGCCGCGGCCATCCTGCACACCGGTATCTCTGTGGACATCGTCGCCCGGCTCGCCTCGTTGAGCAGGGAGACGGCGGCCGAGTGCGCCCGCCTGCTGACCGACGCGCGCATTCTTACGGAACCGAGTCCGGTGAACCGCCGGGCGGAGGACGGCGATCTCGAGTTCGTGCATCCTCTGATCGCCACAGCGGTCTACAAGTCGATCCCGCCGGGCATCAGGACCGCGTTCCACGGCGTGGCCGCGACCGTCGTCAGCGAGTCCGGTCGCGGAGCCGCGGCGGCATCGCGCCACCTCGTCGAAGTGCACGCCGACGGTGACCCCGAACTGGTCGAGCAGCTGCGCGCCGCCGCGCGCGAGCACCTCGCCGTGGGCGCCCCGGACGCCGCCCGTCGTTGTCTGGAGCGGGCGCTGAAGGAGCCGCCGGAGCCGGACGTCCGTGCCCGCGTGCTGTACGAGCTGGGCTGTGCCACTCTGCTCACCTCGCCCGCCACCACCGTCGAGTACCTCCGCTCGGCGCTCGCCGAACCGGGGCTCGACGACGACGAACGCGTGGACGCGGTCTTCAGGCTGTCCCAGGCGCTGCTCCACAACGACCAGTTGGAGGAGGCCGTCCGCACGGTCGACGCCGAGGCCGCCCGGCTGGAACCGGGGCCGGCCCGGATGCGACTCCAGGCCGCCCACTACATGTGGGAGGTCATCCACGCCGACGTGGAGCTCTCGCCCACCCACTCCCAGGAGCTCTCGGCCCTCGCCGCGACCTGCACGGGGAAGGACAACTCCGAGCGCGCGCTGCTCATCCTGCGAGGCTTCGAGGCGGTGGTCCGGGGCGAGAACGCCGAAGAGGTCGTCGAGTTCTGCGACCGCGCCCTCGTCAACGGCCGACTGGCGCCCGGCCTCGGCTGGACCGACAGCGAATGGGACATCGAACTGCCGCTGATGCTGGCCATCGCGTACGCCTACGCGGACCGGCTCGACCGGGCGGAGAGCCTCTACACAGAGGCTCTGCGCACCTATGAGACGGCCGGGTGGAGCGGTGGTCATCTCGCTCTGGCCCATGCCTATGTCGGACACGGGCATCGCATGCGGGGCCGCCTCAAGCAGGCGGAGGAGTCGCTGCGCAAGTCACTGGCCTTCGCCGAGAGGGTCGGCCGCGGGCTGCCGCTGCACTGGTCGTCGACCTGCAACCTCGTCGACACGCTGCTCGCCCGCGGTCATGTGCAGGAGGCGTGGGACGTCGCCGAGGAACACGGCTTCGCGCCACCGTACCCGTCCACCGTGGTGCTGCCCGACCCCCGTTCCGTCCGCGGGCGGTTGCTGCTCGCCGTCGGCCGAACCGAGGACGGCATCAACGAGTTGGAGGCCGCGGAGAAGGCAGCCGCCTCCCGCGGGCATCACAACACGGTCATCGCCCCCTGGGGCGGGGACCTCGCCCGGGCCCTCGCCACCGAGGACCCGCGCCGTGCCGCCGAGTTGGCCCTGAACGTCCGTCGCCGTGCCGAACGCCTCGGCACGGACACCGCCATCGGTGAGGCCCTGCGGCTGGAGGCCTACCTCGCCACCGGCAAACAGGCCTCCTCCCTGTACGCCAAGGCGGTCACCTACCTGGCGGCCTCGCCCTCCGCCTACGAACACGCGGCGGCGCGTGTCGACTACGGCATCGCGATCCGTTCGGCCTCCGAACTCAACCGGGGTCTGACCCTGGCGGAGTCCTGTGGAGCGGACGGGCTGGTCAGGCGGGCGAGGGAGGCCCTGGACCGGTTGGTGTAGCTCAGGCCTGCCCCTCCTCCTCCGCCAACACCCTCTGCGCAGCGGCGAACGCCGAGTTCGCGGCCGGTACGCCGCAGTAGACCGCTGATTGGAGGAGGACGGCGCCGATGTCGTCCGGGGTGAGGCCGTTGCGGCGGGCCGCGCGGATGTGCATGGCCAGTTCGTCGTAGTGGCCGTGGGCGATCAGCGCGGTCAGTGTGATCATGCTG
This genomic stretch from Streptomyces deccanensis harbors:
- a CDS encoding ATP-binding protein — its product is MTEGRPDEAASAPLWERDTEIAAVAQAIDELRVDKASPGSVLVFSGEAGIGKTALLTEARRLAEARGCTVWYARGGETVASVPFNVVRQLLQPALIGLLEEEIREYLGDWYDMAGPALGLTEPGAGTADPQAVCDGLVAAVNRLSRRTWPLVLLIDDAHWADQETLHWLSAVVDRLTEMCVLVVVARRPGEATGEGTRHLARIASKARPLAPLSSLTPDATAGLTRATVGEHADDPFCREVWAVTGGNPYETVELLAKVQDSPLEPVEGSAAELRDLNRSARGRGLVARLETLGVDATRFAWAAAILHTGISVDIVARLASLSRETAAECARLLTDARILTEPSPVNRRAEDGDLEFVHPLIATAVYKSIPPGIRTAFHGVAATVVSESGRGAAAASRHLVEVHADGDPELVEQLRAAAREHLAVGAPDAARRCLERALKEPPEPDVRARVLYELGCATLLTSPATTVEYLRSALAEPGLDDDERVDAVFRLSQALLHNDQLEEAVRTVDAEAARLEPGPARMRLQAAHYMWEVIHADVELSPTHSQELSALAATCTGKDNSERALLILRGFEAVVRGENAEEVVEFCDRALVNGRLAPGLGWTDSEWDIELPLMLAIAYAYADRLDRAESLYTEALRTYETAGWSGGHLALAHAYVGHGHRMRGRLKQAEESLRKSLAFAERVGRGLPLHWSSTCNLVDTLLARGHVQEAWDVAEEHGFAPPYPSTVVLPDPRSVRGRLLLAVGRTEDGINELEAAEKAAASRGHHNTVIAPWGGDLARALATEDPRRAAELALNVRRRAERLGTDTAIGEALRLEAYLATGKQASSLYAKAVTYLAASPSAYEHAAARVDYGIAIRSASELNRGLTLAESCGADGLVRRAREALDRLV